AAGCGGTTAGCGGGTGTTGCCGAATTAGCGCTGGATTATATCGATACTCGTTGTCGTCATTTGTGGTTAGATCTTCGAGACCTCACCATTCTTAGCGTCGAAGATGACAAGGGTGAGTCTTTGGATTTTTGTCTAGATAAACAAGATCCAATTTTAGGTGAGAGGCTCAATATCTCTTTGGTGAACCAGACGCCAAGTGTGAAGTTGCATTATCAGACCTCACCCAATGCCCAAGGTCTGCAATGGCTAACGCCAGAGCAGACAAGTGGTAAGTCTTTGCCATTTCTATTTAGCCAATCTCAACCGGTTAATGCCAGAAGCTGGATCCCCTTGCAAGATAGCCCTAAGGCCCGCATTACTTTCGAAGCGAATGTTAAGGTGCCCGTTGGCATGCGAGCAGTGATGAGCGCCATGAATGATGCAACTGCGAGTCTGGACGGGGAGTTCTTTTTCTCCATGGAGAAGCCTATGCCGACTCATCTCTTGGCCATAGCTGTGGGTGATCTGGCTTTTGGTAACATAGGCCAACGCACTGGGGTCTATGCCGAGCCCGAAATATTAGCCGCGGCGGTCAAAGAGTTTGAAGATACCGAGAAAATGGTAGAAATCGCCGAGTCTCTGCTGGGGCCTTATCCTTGGGGGCGTTATGACATGATAGTTTTACCACCTAGTTTCCCCTTTGGTGGCATGGAAAACCCACGCTTGGCATTTATTACGCCGACCCTGATCGCAGGAGACAAGAGTCTGGTGTCTACCGTGGCTCATGAACTGGCTCACTCTTGGACTGGCAACCTTGTCAGCAATGCCACCTGGCGTGATCTCTGGCTTAATGAGGGGTTTACCACTTATTTTACTAACCGTATCGTCGAGGCTGTGTTTGGTAAAGAGCAAGCTGAACTGGAAGTGGTATTAGAATATGGCCGCTTGAAAGAGGAGCTGGCAAGCACAGAGCTTGCCAAGCAGAACTTGCCGGCCAATGTGCAGACTCAAGATCCTAATGAGGCCTTCGATCGTTTCACTTATGATAAGGCGTCGATGTTTGTCCATGATCTCGAGCGTCGCTTGGGTCGTGAGGCTTTCGATAAGTTTCTCTATACCTATGTGCAGCACTTTGCATTCGAGGCGATAACCACGGAAACCTTTATCGAATATGCCAAGCAGACACTGATTGTAGAACATGGTGATAAGCTCAGCGAGGCTGAGCTGCTGGAGTGGGTCTATGGCTGTGGTATGCCTGACTGGTTTACTCCACCAGTATCAAACAGTTTAGATAAAGTCGAAGCTGCTATCGATTCTTGGCTAAATGGCACACAAGCAAGCTTGTTAGAGACAGATAGCTGGCGGGTTCATCATTGGCAGTACTTCTTAAATTCATTGCCTGAGGCTCTGAGTCAAGAGCAGCTGATGGAGTTGGATGAATGCTTTAATCTGACTCAATCGACTAATGCCGAAATTGCCTGTGATTGGTTTAAGGTCGCGATCCGTAATCATTATGACCCTGTGTTACCCGCATTGAGTGAGTATCTTATTCGTATTGGTCGCGGTAAGTTTGTCAGGCCGCTCTATTTAGAATTACAAATTGCCGGCTATGACCAAGAGGTGAAGCAAATATATAGCCAGGCGAGACTAGGCTATCATCCATCGATTGTGGTTCAGTTAGACAAGAGTATTTGTTTGTAGTGAGTGATTGAAAGCAAAAAAAATGGCACCTCAAGGAGGTGCCAAACATTCTTAATAGAATAAGTTCTGCAATGGTAAGTACTAAGCGCTAGCAGATGAACTTACCTTACAGTTGAGAGCTCAGTGAGTTCTCTAAAGGGAGGTGATGAACCATGATGAAAATATGAAAAAAATTACACTTTAGCTTGCTACCTATAATCAGAGTCACTATCTCGTGGAAAGTTCACCAGAGATCATAAATAAATCTATTTATTCAAATTTCATGATGCTCAAGCATTAATGTTAATCGTTAACTCATTGTTTTATAGATTTAAAGTTTTGTTTTTGTTTTTTACTGTTTTTCTTAAACCTTCCAACTTCCAACTTCCAACTTCCAACTTCCAACTTCCAATCGTCCAAGAGTTACAGCAGTAAAGCCTCATCGATTTCAATAAATTTACAGCTGGCATCGATAAGAGACTTGGCTGTGAGTGCTGGCACACCATAAACTTGGGTGTCGACTCCATATTTTTGATAAACCTTGAGCATGAGTAAGTCGAAATCACCATCACCCGAGAGTAGGATGATAGTATCAACTTCCGTAGCTGCTTCCATCACATCGATGGCAATTCCCACGTCCCAATCGCCTTTTGCCGACCCATCGCTGCGTTGAATAAACGGTTTTAGCTTAATATCGAAGCCTATGTGTTTGAGTGCATCTTGAAATTTAAGCTGACCATCATCGCCTTTGTGAATCGCATAGGCCGTAGCCGAGACAATATCGCCTTCGTGGATAATGTGCTGCCATAACTTGCGGTAATTAAACTGGCGGCCATAGGCCTGACGGCAGGTGTAGTAAATATTCTGTACATCGACGAAGATGGCTATTTTTTTGTTGGTCATACTTAGCTTCGCTATGGATTATGTGTGGACCACATTCTTACTCATTTATCTATGGCAGCACAAGTGAGTCATGGACCCTTTGCGCTAATTATTTTAAGACATCATGTATCTTGCTTTAAGGACTCTCTCAATAGCTTAACCATGGCTCGGGTCTTCTCTGGCAAGTAAGGTTGAGATGGATAGATCAAGGTGAGTTTAAGTTGGGTAAAACTCTTTTGGTCTAAGATTTCAATCAAGCTAGCGTCTTGTAGATCTTTTTCCACCAGTAACCTGGGTAATAGCGCTACTCCTTTGCCTAATTTTGCCAGCCTGATGAGCAGCAGTAGGTCATCGCTGTAAAGGTGATACTCGAAATCTGTCGGTAGTAGGCTTCTGTTATAGCGACTCGCCAATAGTTGATGAGACCCTAAGTCACAGACCTGCTTAGGCGTACCAAACTGACTCAGATAACTTTTGGATGCGACCATGCAAAATCTCAAATAGAGTAAGTGCTGTTGAACATAGTCATCGTGTAATGTGCCTATGTAACTTGGCAGGATCTGTAGATCCGTATCGGTTCTTCTCAAATCGATAGCTTGTTTCTGATGTTCTACTTCTAGCCTTACATCAGGATATTGATTGACGTAATCCTCGATAACGTTAGAAAATATTTCTGTCATGCCGAGAGCGGGAGGGATGGCCAGGCGCATTTTTCCCTGAGGTTCCATTCGCTCAGTCTGCATCAAGTTAATCGCTTCGTTTAATTTGTTGAGGGGAGCGTCCACTTGTTCAAATAACCATCGTCCACGTTCAGTCAGTTCT
This portion of the Shewanella violacea DSS12 genome encodes:
- a CDS encoding M1 family metallopeptidase, yielding MSNQWDNNRDYHSFANVDEIRVKHLTLELDVDFEAKRLAGVAELALDYIDTRCRHLWLDLRDLTILSVEDDKGESLDFCLDKQDPILGERLNISLVNQTPSVKLHYQTSPNAQGLQWLTPEQTSGKSLPFLFSQSQPVNARSWIPLQDSPKARITFEANVKVPVGMRAVMSAMNDATASLDGEFFFSMEKPMPTHLLAIAVGDLAFGNIGQRTGVYAEPEILAAAVKEFEDTEKMVEIAESLLGPYPWGRYDMIVLPPSFPFGGMENPRLAFITPTLIAGDKSLVSTVAHELAHSWTGNLVSNATWRDLWLNEGFTTYFTNRIVEAVFGKEQAELEVVLEYGRLKEELASTELAKQNLPANVQTQDPNEAFDRFTYDKASMFVHDLERRLGREAFDKFLYTYVQHFAFEAITTETFIEYAKQTLIVEHGDKLSEAELLEWVYGCGMPDWFTPPVSNSLDKVEAAIDSWLNGTQASLLETDSWRVHHWQYFLNSLPEALSQEQLMELDECFNLTQSTNAEIACDWFKVAIRNHYDPVLPALSEYLIRIGRGKFVRPLYLELQIAGYDQEVKQIYSQARLGYHPSIVVQLDKSICL
- a CDS encoding LabA-like NYN domain-containing protein; this translates as MTNKKIAIFVDVQNIYYTCRQAYGRQFNYRKLWQHIIHEGDIVSATAYAIHKGDDGQLKFQDALKHIGFDIKLKPFIQRSDGSAKGDWDVGIAIDVMEAATEVDTIILLSGDGDFDLLMLKVYQKYGVDTQVYGVPALTAKSLIDASCKFIEIDEALLL
- a CDS encoding LysR family transcriptional regulator — its product is MPSFDDINLFVQTVRHQGISSAAKANGLQRSKVSRRLQELEKQLGYQLLIRTTRNIELTERGRWLFEQVDAPLNKLNEAINLMQTERMEPQGKMRLAIPPALGMTEIFSNVIEDYVNQYPDVRLEVEHQKQAIDLRRTDTDLQILPSYIGTLHDDYVQQHLLYLRFCMVASKSYLSQFGTPKQVCDLGSHQLLASRYNRSLLPTDFEYHLYSDDLLLLIRLAKLGKGVALLPRLLVEKDLQDASLIEILDQKSFTQLKLTLIYPSQPYLPEKTRAMVKLLRESLKQDT